The following proteins come from a genomic window of Vallitalea longa:
- the rimP gene encoding ribosome maturation factor RimP, which produces MSFREHVETLVEEILTPILEENKFELVDIEYVKEASNWYLRIFIDKDGGVTIDDCELVSKSFDSEFEDKDPIKEPYILEVSSPGLDRPLKKDKDFARSLGEKVEVKLYKSINKQKEFVGVLKSYDDDSITLLLDDGKEWSVARTDVAIIRLAIIF; this is translated from the coding sequence TTGTCATTTAGAGAACATGTAGAAACACTTGTAGAAGAAATTTTAACACCAATTCTAGAAGAGAATAAATTCGAACTTGTAGATATTGAGTATGTAAAAGAAGCTTCCAATTGGTATCTAAGAATTTTTATTGATAAAGATGGTGGGGTTACAATAGATGATTGTGAACTTGTAAGCAAATCTTTTGACAGTGAATTTGAAGATAAAGATCCAATAAAAGAACCATATATATTAGAAGTCAGTTCACCAGGGCTTGATAGACCATTGAAGAAAGATAAAGATTTTGCTAGAAGCCTAGGTGAAAAAGTAGAAGTGAAATTATATAAGTCTATTAATAAGCAAAAAGAATTTGTAGGCGTATTAAAAAGCTACGATGACGATAGTATAACACTTTTATTAGATGATGGAAAAGAATGGTCTGTTGCAAGGACTGATGTAGCAATTATTAGGCTAGCAATAATATTTTAA
- the nusA gene encoding transcription termination factor NusA has translation MNAEFIEALNQIEKEKGISKDVLLETIEVSLVTACKNNFGTAQNIKVEIDRFNGDVSVYAEKEVVVEAEDKNLTISLEDAKKINPTYKLGDIINIEVTPKNFGRIAAQKAKQVVVQKIREAEREVIFNQYITKEKDVITGIIQRQVRDNVIINLGKIDAILADKEQVPGEKYYPNERYKVYVLEVKESTKGPKVYVSRTHPELIKRLFEQEVPEVHDGVVEIKGISREAGSRTKIAVFSTNMDVDPVGSCVGHNGARVSIIVNELRGEKIDIIPWDEDPVKFIQSALSPSKVVKVIVNEQEKSAKVVVPDYQLSLAIGKEGQNARLAAKLTGYRIDIKSETQAKETNFITEEETLGALLSRNALDEEELY, from the coding sequence ATGAATGCTGAATTTATTGAAGCATTGAATCAAATTGAGAAAGAAAAGGGTATTAGTAAGGATGTATTACTTGAGACAATTGAGGTTTCTTTAGTTACAGCATGTAAGAATAACTTTGGTACTGCACAGAATATAAAAGTGGAGATTGACCGTTTTAATGGTGATGTTTCAGTATATGCTGAAAAAGAAGTTGTAGTAGAAGCAGAAGACAAAAACCTTACCATTTCATTAGAGGATGCTAAGAAAATCAATCCAACCTATAAGCTTGGTGATATAATAAACATTGAAGTGACACCTAAGAATTTCGGTAGGATAGCAGCTCAAAAAGCTAAACAGGTTGTTGTTCAGAAAATAAGGGAAGCTGAAAGAGAAGTTATATTCAATCAGTATATAACTAAAGAGAAAGACGTAATCACTGGTATTATCCAAAGGCAAGTAAGAGATAATGTCATTATCAACTTGGGTAAGATTGATGCAATATTGGCAGACAAAGAACAAGTTCCAGGAGAAAAATATTATCCTAATGAAAGATATAAAGTATATGTTCTAGAAGTAAAAGAAAGTACTAAAGGACCTAAAGTATATGTTTCAAGAACTCATCCAGAACTTATAAAAAGACTATTCGAGCAGGAAGTTCCAGAAGTACATGATGGAGTTGTAGAGATAAAAGGCATATCCAGAGAAGCTGGTTCCAGAACCAAAATAGCTGTATTCTCCACTAATATGGATGTTGATCCTGTAGGATCATGTGTAGGTCATAACGGTGCGAGAGTTTCAATAATCGTTAACGAACTTAGAGGAGAGAAGATAGATATAATTCCTTGGGATGAAGATCCTGTGAAATTCATACAATCAGCTCTTAGTCCTTCAAAAGTAGTGAAAGTTATTGTTAATGAACAAGAAAAAAGTGCTAAAGTTGTCGTTCCTGACTATCAATTATCTCTTGCAATAGGTAAAGAAGGTCAGAATGCAAGATTAGCAGCTAAACTTACAGGTTACAGAATTGATATTAAGAGTGAAACACAAGCAAAAGAGACTAATTTTATAACTGAAGAAGAGACTCTAGGAGCGCTTTTATCAAGAAACGCTCTAGATGAAGAAGAACTTTACTAG
- the rnpM gene encoding RNase P modulator RnpM yields the protein MNMARKIPLRKCTGCQEMKDKRQLIRIVKTKEGNISIDSTGKKNGRGAYICKSITCLEKAIKNKGLERSFKGSIPSDVYSALKEELIKIDE from the coding sequence ATGAATATGGCTAGGAAAATACCTTTAAGAAAATGCACAGGTTGCCAAGAAATGAAGGATAAAAGACAATTGATTAGAATTGTGAAGACAAAAGAAGGTAACATATCCATTGACAGTACTGGTAAAAAAAATGGTAGAGGTGCATATATATGCAAATCTATAACATGTCTTGAAAAAGCTATTAAGAACAAAGGATTAGAACGATCTTTTAAAGGAAGCATACCAAGCGATGTATATAGTGCCCTTAAGGAGGAATTAATTAAAATAGATGAGTAA
- a CDS encoding L7Ae/L30e/S12e/Gadd45 family ribosomal protein, translating to MSKKVYSLLGLCQRAAMLSSGEFMTEKAVKNKTAKLVIIATDSSKNTKKLFSNICLTNNIKLIEFGTKEELGKSIGKDIRASIGILDEGFAKTIFENTRN from the coding sequence ATGAGTAAAAAAGTTTATTCTCTTTTAGGACTATGTCAAAGAGCTGCGATGCTTAGTTCAGGAGAATTCATGACAGAAAAAGCAGTAAAGAACAAAACAGCAAAATTAGTTATTATTGCAACAGATTCTTCAAAAAACACGAAAAAACTATTCAGCAATATATGTTTAACCAATAATATCAAGCTTATAGAGTTTGGTACCAAAGAAGAATTAGGTAAATCTATTGGTAAAGATATTAGAGCTTCTATAGGCATTCTGGATGAAGGATTTGCAAAAACTATTTTTGAGAATACTCGTAACTAA